The following coding sequences are from one Sphingomonadaceae bacterium OTU29LAMAA1 window:
- a CDS encoding MFS transporter, with translation MADPTLPGLAGGEQKASRYAWYVLGILFVVYVLNFIDRQVISILAEDIKRDLNLKDEDLGFLYGTAFGVFYALFGIPLGRLADSWHRVRLMTLGLALWSSMTALSGFSRTGGQLAAARIGVGIGEATASPSAYSLISDYFPKRLRATALSIYSAGLYVGGGVSLFIGGLIVQGWNNAYPGGGPFGLVGWQAAFLAVGAPGLIVALWIATLREPVRGLVEGLPEPEKHPAPFRAFFEELLTIIPPLTLIGAARGGARALMINLTGLAAVVAVVALLIGLGEPKPQWLAVGTGVYAVFSWACALKRRDPPTFALIVGTPAFLCTVVAYGLNSFLSYAASFWGAPYVLRELGETPARAGLLLGSSGALSGFLGLTIGGIVADRLRRTDPAGRLIVVIFGASVPVPFLIGAFTASSVWVFYPCLFLAGLTASGALGSAAATTQDLVLPRMRGTATATFFIGTTLMGLAMGPYLAGRISTLSGSLSVGMLSLLLAMPITLTCAIAAYRLVPKAEASREARARAAGEPI, from the coding sequence ATGGCCGACCCCACATTGCCCGGGCTTGCCGGGGGCGAGCAGAAGGCATCACGGTATGCCTGGTACGTGCTCGGCATCCTGTTCGTCGTCTATGTCCTGAACTTCATCGACCGGCAGGTGATCTCGATCCTGGCGGAGGATATCAAGCGCGACCTGAACCTGAAGGACGAGGATCTGGGGTTCCTGTACGGGACCGCGTTCGGCGTATTCTACGCGCTGTTCGGAATCCCGCTGGGGCGGCTGGCGGACAGCTGGCATCGGGTGCGGCTGATGACACTGGGGCTGGCGCTATGGTCGTCGATGACCGCGCTGTCCGGCTTTTCCCGCACCGGCGGTCAACTGGCTGCGGCTCGGATCGGCGTCGGCATCGGCGAGGCGACGGCGAGCCCGTCGGCCTATTCCCTGATCTCGGACTATTTCCCCAAGCGGCTGCGCGCCACCGCGCTGTCGATCTATTCCGCCGGGCTGTATGTCGGTGGCGGCGTGTCGCTGTTCATCGGCGGGCTGATCGTACAGGGCTGGAACAACGCCTATCCGGGCGGTGGGCCGTTCGGGCTGGTCGGGTGGCAGGCGGCGTTCCTGGCGGTCGGTGCGCCGGGACTGATCGTGGCGCTGTGGATCGCGACGCTGCGCGAGCCGGTTCGCGGGTTGGTCGAGGGGCTGCCGGAGCCCGAGAAGCACCCGGCGCCGTTTCGCGCGTTTTTCGAGGAATTGCTGACGATCATCCCGCCGTTGACGCTGATCGGCGCGGCGCGGGGTGGTGCGCGTGCGCTGATGATCAACCTGACCGGACTGGCGGCGGTGGTCGCGGTGGTGGCGCTGCTGATCGGGCTGGGCGAACCTAAACCGCAGTGGCTGGCGGTCGGGACGGGCGTCTATGCGGTGTTTTCCTGGGCCTGTGCGCTGAAGCGGCGCGATCCGCCGACGTTCGCGCTGATCGTCGGCACTCCGGCGTTCCTGTGCACGGTAGTGGCCTATGGGCTGAATTCGTTCCTGAGCTATGCCGCCAGCTTCTGGGGCGCCCCCTATGTCTTGCGCGAACTGGGTGAGACGCCGGCGCGCGCCGGCCTGCTGCTGGGAAGCAGCGGCGCGCTGTCGGGATTCCTGGGGCTGACCATCGGCGGGATCGTTGCCGATCGGCTGCGGCGGACCGACCCGGCGGGGCGGCTGATCGTCGTGATCTTCGGCGCGAGCGTTCCGGTGCCGTTCCTGATCGGGGCGTTCACGGCGAGCAGCGTCTGGGTGTTCTACCCGTGCCTGTTCCTCGCCGGCCTGACCGCGAGCGGGGCATTGGGTTCGGCGGCGGCGACGACGCAGGATCTGGTGTTGCCACGCATGCGGGGAACGGCGACGGCGACCTTCTTCATCGGCACGACGCTGATGGGGCTGGCGATGGGGCCGTATCTGGCCGGGCGGATATCGACGCTGTCCGGCAGCCTGTCGGTAGGCATGCTGTCGCTGCTGCTGGCGATGCCGATCACGCTGACCTGTGCGATCGCGGCATACCGGCTGGTGCCGAAGGCCGAGGCATCACGGGAGGCGCGGGCGCGGGCTGCGGGCGAGCCTATCTGA
- a CDS encoding superoxide dismutase family protein, giving the protein MRAILVLAGLSSLALAACTKSEEVAVGSPTEGGARATAMLKTGTGIDAGRASATEVAGGIRYTLDVKGLPAGTHGAHVHTVGRCDGPDFTTAGGHWNPTATKHGTMNPQGPHEGDLPNLIIGTDGRGTLGITVPGATMAGLLDADGSAIVVHAGPDDLMTDPSGNSGGRIACGVFGAA; this is encoded by the coding sequence ATGCGCGCCATTCTCGTCCTCGCCGGCCTGTCCTCGCTGGCCCTTGCCGCCTGCACCAAGTCGGAGGAGGTCGCCGTCGGATCGCCGACCGAGGGCGGCGCGCGTGCGACCGCGATGTTGAAGACCGGCACGGGCATCGATGCCGGGCGCGCCTCCGCCACCGAAGTCGCGGGCGGCATCCGCTATACGCTGGACGTAAAGGGCCTGCCCGCCGGTACGCATGGTGCGCATGTCCACACCGTCGGCCGCTGCGACGGGCCGGACTTCACCACTGCCGGTGGCCATTGGAACCCGACCGCTACAAAGCACGGTACGATGAACCCGCAAGGGCCGCACGAGGGCGACCTGCCCAATCTTATCATCGGCACCGACGGGCGCGGTACGCTCGGCATCACCGTCCCCGGCGCGACGATGGCCGGGCTGCTGGATGCGGACGGATCGGCGATCGTGGTGCATGCCGGCCCGGACGATCTGATGACCGATCCGTCCGGCAATAGCGGTGGCCGCATCGCGTGCGGCGTATTCGGCGCCGCCTGA
- the thpR gene encoding RNA 2',3'-cyclic phosphodiesterase — MLRLFVALRPPPGIRRLLAATMGGVPHARWQDDEQLHCTLRFIGEVDRPQAEDIAAALAAIHAETPTVRIAGVDRFAHKGRTDTLWAGLAPTDALHHLARKVDQACVRAGLPPERRAYLPHITLARLPRSAGMMPEIEGWLAVHAGLTGPLFAMPHILLYQSHLGRSGASYQPVARWSLEPAAVMTGS, encoded by the coding sequence ATGTTACGCCTGTTTGTCGCGCTCCGTCCGCCACCCGGTATCCGCCGCTTGCTGGCGGCGACCATGGGCGGCGTGCCGCATGCCCGGTGGCAGGATGACGAACAACTCCATTGCACGTTGCGCTTCATCGGCGAGGTCGATCGCCCGCAGGCGGAGGATATCGCAGCCGCGCTCGCCGCGATCCATGCGGAAACGCCGACCGTGCGGATCGCCGGCGTCGACCGGTTCGCGCACAAGGGGCGCACCGATACGCTATGGGCGGGCCTCGCCCCCACCGATGCGCTCCATCATCTCGCCCGCAAGGTCGATCAGGCCTGCGTCCGCGCCGGCCTGCCGCCGGAGCGTCGCGCATATCTGCCGCATATCACCCTCGCCCGCCTGCCGCGCAGCGCAGGCATGATGCCGGAAATTGAGGGCTGGCTCGCAGTGCATGCCGGCCTGACCGGCCCGCTGTTCGCGATGCCCCACATCCTGCTCTATCAAAGCCATCTCGGCCGCAGCGGCGCCAGCTACCAACCGGTCGCCCGCTGGTCGCTGGAACCGGCAGCCGTCATGACGGGTTCGTAA
- a CDS encoding Bax inhibitor-1/YccA family protein, which yields MANWSDPRPSAAPFGASRADAARSGAYDAGLRSYMLSVYNYMGSGVLLTGIVALLFATSGAAQAVFANGALRMILMLAPLGIVFAMSFGQGRMKTATLQLLFWAFAVLMGLSLSTIFLVYSGTSIAGAFFATAAGFAGLSLYGYTTKKDLSAFGTFLIVGLVGLIVASLINLFLQSGVMSLVISAVGVLIFAGLTAYDTQRTKSLYFEVAGTDMVGKAVIMSALSLYLDFINMFLFVLRLFGASRD from the coding sequence ATGGCAAACTGGTCTGACCCCCGGCCGAGCGCCGCGCCGTTCGGGGCTTCACGCGCCGATGCAGCGCGTAGCGGCGCGTACGACGCGGGTCTGCGTTCGTACATGCTGTCTGTCTACAATTACATGGGCTCGGGCGTTTTGCTCACGGGCATCGTCGCCCTGCTGTTCGCGACCTCCGGCGCGGCACAGGCGGTGTTCGCCAATGGCGCGCTGCGGATGATCCTGATGCTGGCACCGCTCGGCATCGTGTTCGCGATGAGCTTCGGCCAGGGCCGGATGAAGACGGCGACGCTGCAACTGTTGTTCTGGGCCTTCGCGGTCCTGATGGGCCTGTCGCTCTCGACGATCTTCCTCGTCTATAGCGGTACGTCGATCGCGGGTGCGTTCTTTGCGACGGCGGCGGGCTTCGCCGGTCTGAGCCTGTACGGCTACACGACGAAGAAGGATCTTTCGGCCTTCGGCACCTTCCTGATCGTCGGTCTGGTCGGGCTGATCGTCGCGAGCCTGATCAACCTGTTCCTGCAGTCGGGCGTCATGAGCCTCGTCATCAGCGCCGTCGGCGTGCTGATCTTCGCCGGCCTTACCGCCTATGACACGCAGCGGACGAAGAGCCTGTATTTCGAAGTCGCGGGCACGGACATGGTCGGCAAGGCCGTCATCATGTCGGCATTGTCGCTGTACCTCGATTTCATCAACATGTTCCTGTTCGTCCTTCGCCTGTTCGGCGCCTCGCGCGACTAA
- a CDS encoding transglutaminase family protein: MRLSIAVDLDYAIIGQPADVLLQIEAAAMPDQRIVAEALTVWSDNPVAAVRGEDGIGQRCWIRAENWLKAEYRATVEVEREPVDLASLPPTSVRALDGALVPYLLPSRYCQSDRLEGFVRREFGGLEGGALASALSEWVAESLQYRSNASSGETTALDTFASRSGVCRDYAHLLVALARAGEIPARCVAAYAPGVDPPDFHAVAELWLDGAWRLVDATQMAPAESIARVCVGRDATDIAFMTVFGEAQFVRQDVRVAQV; encoded by the coding sequence ATGCGGCTCTCCATTGCCGTCGACCTGGATTACGCGATCATCGGGCAGCCGGCGGACGTGTTGTTGCAGATCGAGGCGGCCGCGATGCCCGATCAGCGGATCGTCGCCGAGGCGCTGACGGTCTGGAGCGACAATCCGGTCGCGGCCGTGCGGGGCGAGGACGGGATCGGGCAGCGATGCTGGATCCGCGCCGAGAACTGGCTGAAGGCGGAATATCGCGCCACCGTCGAGGTCGAGCGGGAGCCGGTCGATCTCGCGTCCTTGCCGCCGACGTCGGTCAGGGCGCTCGACGGCGCGCTGGTGCCGTATCTGTTGCCGAGCCGCTATTGCCAGTCCGACCGGCTGGAAGGATTCGTCCGTCGTGAATTCGGCGGGCTGGAGGGCGGAGCGCTGGCAAGCGCGCTGAGCGAGTGGGTGGCGGAATCGCTGCAATATCGATCAAACGCCAGCAGTGGCGAAACGACGGCGCTGGACACCTTTGCCAGCCGTTCGGGCGTGTGCCGCGATTATGCGCATCTGCTGGTCGCGCTGGCGCGGGCCGGCGAGATCCCGGCGCGGTGCGTTGCCGCTTATGCTCCGGGTGTCGATCCGCCCGACTTCCATGCGGTGGCCGAGCTGTGGCTGGATGGCGCGTGGCGGTTGGTGGATGCGACTCAGATGGCGCCGGCGGAATCGATCGCCCGCGTCTGCGTCGGCCGCGATGCGACTGATATCGCGTTCATGACGGTATTCGGCGAAGCCCAATTCGTCCGGCAGGATGTTCGCGTTGCACAGGTCTGA
- a CDS encoding extensin family protein: protein MDARWIRAVRHAIDWIVALLAIGAAVFLLWAFAKGRPQDMPWTPLQLGEPIGLFTGRKLTALTGDFPQCRALLKDAGVRYTALPERRDGDRCGYADGVRLTDGGSRNIGFRPANLGIACPVAAALAMWEWDVVQPAAQKYLGSRVTAIDHFGSYSCRRIYGRDAGNWSEHSTADAVDIAGFRLADGTRITVVGDWRGDDAKAAFLHDIRDGACDLFATTLSPDYNAAHRDHLHLDQANRGSMGWRACR, encoded by the coding sequence ATGGATGCGCGCTGGATCCGGGCGGTACGCCACGCGATCGACTGGATCGTCGCATTGCTGGCGATCGGCGCGGCGGTCTTCCTGCTCTGGGCGTTTGCGAAGGGGCGGCCACAGGACATGCCCTGGACGCCGTTACAGCTCGGCGAACCGATCGGCCTCTTCACCGGGCGCAAACTGACGGCGCTGACAGGGGATTTTCCGCAATGTCGCGCACTGCTGAAGGATGCGGGCGTGCGCTACACCGCCTTGCCCGAACGGCGTGACGGTGACCGCTGTGGCTATGCCGACGGCGTGCGCCTGACCGACGGCGGATCGCGCAACATCGGCTTTCGTCCGGCGAACCTCGGCATCGCCTGTCCGGTCGCGGCGGCACTGGCGATGTGGGAATGGGACGTCGTGCAACCCGCGGCTCAGAAGTATCTTGGCAGCCGCGTCACTGCCATCGACCATTTCGGCAGCTATTCCTGTCGCCGCATCTACGGTCGCGATGCCGGCAACTGGAGCGAACACTCGACCGCCGACGCGGTCGACATCGCCGGTTTCCGCCTTGCCGACGGCACCCGCATCACCGTTGTGGGGGACTGGCGCGGCGACGACGCCAAAGCCGCGTTTTTGCACGACATACGCGATGGCGCCTGCGATCTGTTCGCGACGACGCTGTCGCCCGACTATAACGCCGCCCACCGCGATCACCTGCACCTCGATCAGGCGAACCGCGGCAGCATGGGATGGCGAGCCTGCCGTTAG
- a CDS encoding NUDIX domain-containing protein has protein sequence MPDDPIPAATLVIFRDRPDGPPELLMVERAKAMAFAGGAMVFPGGRIDPGDHILAQASGAGEDGAARIAAIRETLEEAGLAIGLSPQPSPAQVVAIRARLHAGEGLAAILADERLAIDPDVLVPFARWLPAHAHMRIFDTLFFLVRAPDEAVATVDRTENVRLIWTGAAELLAQADAGHVTIIYPTRRNLERLALYADYDDAVADARAYPVRTITPFTEDRDGVAHLCIPDDLGYPITAEPMSAAMRG, from the coding sequence ATGCCCGATGATCCGATTCCCGCAGCGACCCTCGTCATCTTCCGCGATCGACCGGACGGACCGCCCGAACTGCTGATGGTCGAACGCGCGAAGGCGATGGCCTTCGCCGGCGGTGCCATGGTGTTCCCCGGTGGGAGGATCGATCCCGGCGACCACATATTGGCTCAAGCATCGGGTGCAGGCGAGGACGGCGCGGCTCGCATCGCCGCTATCCGGGAGACGCTGGAGGAAGCCGGCCTCGCGATCGGCCTGTCCCCGCAACCTTCGCCGGCGCAGGTGGTCGCGATCCGGGCGCGACTGCATGCCGGCGAGGGGCTGGCGGCGATCCTCGCCGACGAACGGCTGGCGATCGACCCCGACGTGCTGGTGCCCTTTGCCCGCTGGTTGCCGGCGCACGCGCATATGCGGATCTTCGACACGCTCTTCTTCCTCGTCAGGGCGCCGGATGAAGCGGTCGCCACCGTCGACCGTACCGAGAATGTGCGACTGATCTGGACTGGCGCGGCCGAACTGCTGGCGCAGGCGGATGCGGGCCATGTGACGATCATCTATCCCACCCGCCGCAACCTCGAACGACTGGCACTCTACGCCGACTATGACGATGCCGTCGCCGATGCCCGCGCCTATCCGGTCCGCACCATCACCCCCTTTACCGAGGATCGCGACGGCGTCGCGCACCTCTGCATCCCCGACGACCTGGGCTATCCCATCACGGCCGAGCCGATGAGCGCGGCCATGCGCGGCTGA
- a CDS encoding DUF2171 domain-containing protein, whose protein sequence is MGYERYPRGTNPQSDYYGRTDPQDYGRDYGSGRDYNYSSARDYQAAGQSGDRDRQGYGAREYGNQGYGQRDQYQRGAEDGRGRYGAGSGYDRDDRQDRGYGRSEHGYGEHSRYGADAGGGQSREYHGSYGSGSRRFEDHGRYAHADDDNYRSGNRDRQQAYGRSQQQGYGRQPQGYDYEDRGFFARAGDEVRSWFGDEDAERRREFDSRMDDRYDNDRDNDYHSWRRGQIQSLDRDYDEYRRENRSKFESEFGSWRSTRQTQRDSLNKVEEHMDVVGSDGEHVGTVDKVRGDRILLTKNDADAGGRHHSIPSSWLQSVDSKVTLSKSAADAKRAWRDEERNQAMFGDEGNDRSRYGLGGSQSSSTTSGQSSASSTSGDGKTLNKSFSGTY, encoded by the coding sequence ATGGGCTACGAACGCTATCCGCGCGGCACCAATCCGCAGAGCGACTATTACGGGCGCACCGATCCGCAGGACTATGGCCGCGACTACGGCTCCGGCCGTGATTACAACTATTCGAGCGCGCGCGACTATCAGGCCGCAGGGCAGTCCGGCGATCGCGATCGTCAGGGCTATGGCGCGCGCGAATACGGCAACCAGGGCTATGGCCAGCGCGACCAGTATCAGCGCGGTGCCGAAGACGGCCGTGGTCGTTACGGCGCAGGCAGCGGGTACGATCGCGACGACCGGCAGGATCGCGGCTACGGGCGGTCCGAACACGGCTATGGCGAGCATAGCCGTTACGGCGCAGATGCGGGCGGTGGCCAGAGCCGCGAATATCACGGCAGCTACGGATCGGGCAGTCGCCGGTTCGAGGATCATGGTCGCTACGCCCATGCCGACGACGATAATTACCGCAGCGGCAATCGCGACCGGCAGCAGGCTTATGGGCGATCGCAGCAGCAGGGATATGGGCGCCAGCCGCAGGGCTACGACTATGAGGACCGCGGCTTCTTCGCGCGGGCAGGAGACGAGGTCCGGTCGTGGTTCGGCGACGAGGATGCCGAGCGTCGACGCGAGTTTGATTCGCGGATGGACGACCGGTACGACAACGATCGCGACAACGACTATCACAGCTGGCGCCGCGGGCAGATCCAGTCGCTGGATCGCGACTACGACGAATACCGCCGCGAGAACCGTTCGAAGTTCGAGAGCGAGTTCGGATCGTGGCGCTCGACGCGCCAGACCCAGCGTGATTCGCTGAACAAGGTCGAAGAGCATATGGACGTCGTCGGCAGCGACGGCGAGCATGTGGGCACGGTCGACAAGGTGCGTGGCGACCGTATCCTGCTGACCAAGAACGATGCGGATGCGGGCGGTCGCCACCATTCGATCCCGTCGAGCTGGCTGCAGTCGGTCGACAGCAAGGTGACGCTGAGCAAGTCGGCCGCCGATGCCAAGCGGGCGTGGCGCGACGAGGAGCGCAATCAGGCGATGTTCGGCGACGAGGGCAACGATCGTTCGCGATACGGACTGGGCGGAAGCCAGTCGTCGTCTACGACGAGCGGTCAGTCGTCGGCCAGCAGCACGTCCGGCGATGGCAAGACCCTGAACAAGAGCTTTTCGGGCACCTATTAA
- a CDS encoding NADP-dependent oxidoreductase: MARAWSLKSRPQGMPTMDNFELVDLGTRDLKDGEIRVANSWLSVDPYMRGRMNDVKSYTPPFELGSPMQGGAIGKVIESRSDTYKEGEMVQHFAGWRDEAVLPADQAQSLPQLDVDPQAYLGQLGMPGMTAYFGLLEVAGAKEGDTVFVSAAAGAVGSTVVQIAKAKGCRVIGSAGGAEKCAWVESLGADAVIDYKSGTPVVKALGEVARTGIDVYFDNVGGEHLDAALAHGNQGARFAICGMIDVYNSGKATELRYLARLIGMRMRVQGFIVSDYMDRAPEFYRDMGGWLKDGKLKRNETVFDGLDAMPDAFLGLFTGGNTGKMLVRV, translated from the coding sequence ATGGCACGTGCATGGAGCCTGAAGTCCCGGCCGCAGGGGATGCCGACGATGGACAATTTCGAGTTGGTCGATCTCGGCACCCGCGACCTGAAGGATGGCGAGATCCGCGTCGCCAACAGCTGGCTATCGGTCGATCCGTACATGCGCGGACGGATGAACGACGTGAAGAGTTACACACCACCGTTCGAACTCGGCTCACCGATGCAGGGTGGCGCGATCGGCAAGGTGATCGAGAGCCGCTCCGATACGTACAAGGAAGGCGAGATGGTCCAGCATTTCGCCGGCTGGCGTGACGAAGCGGTGCTGCCCGCCGATCAGGCCCAGTCGCTGCCGCAACTCGACGTCGATCCGCAAGCCTATCTGGGGCAGCTCGGTATGCCGGGGATGACCGCCTATTTCGGACTGCTGGAGGTTGCAGGCGCAAAAGAGGGCGACACGGTGTTCGTGTCCGCTGCGGCCGGCGCGGTCGGATCGACGGTGGTGCAGATCGCCAAGGCCAAAGGCTGCCGCGTGATCGGTTCGGCCGGCGGCGCAGAGAAGTGCGCCTGGGTGGAATCGTTGGGTGCCGATGCGGTGATCGATTACAAGAGCGGAACGCCGGTGGTGAAGGCGCTGGGAGAGGTCGCCCGGACCGGGATCGACGTATACTTCGACAATGTCGGCGGTGAGCATCTGGATGCGGCCCTGGCGCACGGCAATCAGGGTGCGCGCTTCGCGATCTGCGGGATGATCGACGTCTACAACAGCGGCAAGGCGACCGAATTGCGGTATCTTGCGCGGCTGATCGGCATGCGGATGCGGGTGCAGGGCTTCATCGTCAGCGACTACATGGATCGCGCGCCCGAGTTCTATCGCGACATGGGGGGCTGGCTGAAGGACGGCAAGCTGAAGCGCAACGAGACGGTGTTCGACGGACTGGATGCGATGCCGGATGCGTTCCTCGGCCTGTTTACCGGGGGGAACACGGGCAAGATGTTGGTGCGGGTGTAA